One genomic window of Microtus ochrogaster isolate Prairie Vole_2 chromosome 21, MicOch1.0, whole genome shotgun sequence includes the following:
- the LOC113457223 gene encoding TBC1 domain family member 9B-like codes for MEPCRGWSAEPQLRPVKTSWSVVKRCSLFLFWHVEAPAQEQQEGSGNEDAQERREEKGTSPPDYRHYLRLWAKEKEAQKETIKDLPKMNQEQFIELCKTLYNMFSEDPMEQDLYHAIATVASLLLRIGEVGKKFSARTAKKPRDGAHSGDHNSATEEDEPPRAKPHQDPTQECHPPAAGDTHLGKALHDSHVIAEGGSGEGQGSPSLLLSDDETKDDMSMSSYSVVSTGSLQCEDLTDDTVLVGGEACSPTATSRIGGTVDTDWCISFEQILASILTESVLVNFFEKRVDIRLKIKDQKKVERQFSTSSDHEPLGVSG; via the exons ATGGAGCCCTGTAGGGGCTGGTCTGCAGAACCACAGCTGCGACCTGTAAAGACCTCGTGGTCTGTAGTCAAAAGAtgttctctgttccttttctggcATGTAGAAGCACCAgcacaggagcagcaggaaggaagtgggaatgAGGACGCCCAGGAAAGAAGAG AGGAGAAAGGCACCAGCCCTCCCGACTACCGACACTACCTTCGATTATGGGCTAAGGAGAAAGAGGCCCAGAAGGAAACCATTAAGGACCTTCCCAAGATGAACCAG GAGCAATTTATAGAGCTGTGTAAGACACTTTACAACATGTTTAGCGAAGACCCCATGGAGCAGGACTTGTATCACGCCATTGCCACCGTTGCCAGCCTTCTCCTCCGCATTGGCGAGGTGGGGAAGAAATTTTCGGCCCGGACAGCCAAGAAGCCCAGGGACGGTGCTCACAGTGGGGACCACAACAGTGCCACAGAGGAGGATGAGCCACCCAGAGCCAAACCTCATCAGGACCCAACACAGGAATGCCATCCACCAGCAGCAGGGGACACTCATCTGGGGAAAGCTCTGCACGACAGTCATGTGATAGCGGAGGGTGGCAGTGGCGAGGGGCAGGGCTCTCCTTCCCTACTTTTGTCTGATGACGAAACCAAAGACGACATGTCCATGTCCTCCTACTCAGTCGTCAGCACAGGCTCCCTGCAGTGTGAGGACCTCACAGATGACACCGTGCTGGTGGGAGGGGAAGCCTGCAGCCCCACCGCCACCTCACGTATCGGGGGCACTGTGGACACGGACTGGTGTATTTCCTTCGAGCAGATCCTGGCCTCCATCCTAACAGAGTCTGTGCTGGTGAACTTCTTTGAGAAGAGGGTGGACATCAGACTCAAGATCAAGGACCAAAAGAAGGTGGAGAGGCAGTTCAGCACCTCCAGTGACCACGAGCCCCTTGGGGTCTCAGGCTGA